One window of the Marmota flaviventris isolate mMarFla1 chromosome 2, mMarFla1.hap1, whole genome shotgun sequence genome contains the following:
- the Chrm5 gene encoding muscarinic acetylcholine receptor M5 — MEGESFFNATMVNSTLVNHQPLERHELWEVVTIAAVTAVVSLVTIVGNVLVIISFKINSQLKTVNNYYLLSLACADLIIGVFSMNLYTTYILMGRWALGSLACDLWLALDYVASNASVMNLLVISFDRYFSITRPLTYRAKRTPKRAGIMIGLAWLISFILWAPAILCWQYLVGKRTVPPDECQIQFLSEPTITFGTAIAAFYIPVSVMTILYCRIYRETEKRTKDLADLQGSDSVAEAGKRKPAHRALLRSCLTCPQPTLAQRERKQASWSSSRRSTSTTGKPSQATDPTTDWTKAEQLTTCSSYPSSEDEDKPTTDPVFQVVYKSQEKESPKEEFSAGETKETFVKAQTEKNDCDTPKYFLSPAAANKLKSQKCVAYKFRLVVKADGTQEANNGCRKVKIMPCSFPMSKDPSAKGLDPNLSHQMTKRKRMVLVKERKAAQTLSAILLAFIITWTPYNIMVLVSTFCDKCVPVTLWHLGYWLCYVNSTVNPICYALCNRTFRKTFKMLLLCRWKKKKIEEKLYWQGNSKLP, encoded by the coding sequence GACTGCTGTGGTCAGCCTAGTCACCATCGTGGGCAACGTCTTGGTCATTATCTCCTTCAAAATCAACAGTCAGCTCAAGACAGTTAACAATTACTACCTGCTGAGCCTAGCCTGTGCAGATCTCATCATTGGGGTCTTCTCCATGAACCTCTATACCACCTACATCCTCATGGGACGCTGGGCTCTTGGGAGTCTGGCTTGTGACCTTTGGCTTGCACTGGACTATGTGGCCAGCAATGCTTCTGTCATGAACCTTCTGGTGATCAGTTTTGACCGTTACTTTTCCATCACAAGACCCCTGACATATCGGGCCAAGCGTACCCCAAAGAGGGCTGGCATCATGATTGGCTTGGCCTGGCTGATCTCCTTCATCCTCTGGGCCCCAGCCATTCTCTGCTGGCAGTACTTGGTTGGGAAGCGGACAGTACCACCAGATGAGTGCCAGATCCAGTTCCTCTCTGAGCCCACCATCACTTTTGGCACGGCCATTGCTGCCTTCTACATCCCTGTTTCTGTCATGACTATCCTCTACTGCAGAATCTACCGGGAAACAGAGAAGCGAACCAAGGACCTGGCTGACCTCCAGGGTTCTGACTCTGTGGCTGAAGCCGGGAAGAGAAAGCCAGCTCACAGGGCTCTGCTCAGGTCCTGCCTTACCTGCCCTCAACCTACTCTGGCACAGAGGGAAAGGAAGCAGGCCTCCTGGTCATCCTCTCGCAGGAGCACCTCCACCACTGGAAAGCCATCCCAAGCCACTGACCCAACCACCGACTGGACCAAAGCTGAGCAGCTCACTACCTGCAGCAGCTACCCCTCCTCAGAGGATGAGGACAAGCCCACCACTGaccctgtcttccaagtggtctacaaGAGTCAGGAGAAGGAAAGCCCAAAGGAAGAATTCAGTGCTGGAGAAACAAAGGAGACTTTTGTGAAAgctcaaactgaaaaaaatgactGTGACACCCCAAAATACTTCCTGTCTCCAGCAGCTGCTAATAAACTCAAGAGTCAAAAATGTGTGGCCTATAAGTTCCGATTGGTGGTAAAAGCTGATGGGACCCAAGAGGCCAACAATGGCTGTCGCAAGGTGAAAATCATGCCCTGCTCCTTCCCAATGTCCAAGGACCCTTCAGCGAAAGGCCTTGATCCCAACCTCAGCCATCAAAtgaccaaaagaaagagaatggtCCTTGTCAAAGAGAGGAAAGCTGCCCAGACCTTGAGTGCCATTCTCCTGGCCTTCATCATCACATGGACCCCTTATAACATAATGGTCCTGGTGTCCACCTTCTGTGACAAGTGTGTCCCTGTCACCCTGTGGCACTTGGGCTATTGGTTGTGCTATGTTAATAGCACCGTCAACCCCATCTGCTACGCCCTCTGCAACAGAACCTTCAGGAAGACCTTTAAGATGCTGCTTCTCTGccgatggaaaaagaaaaaaattgaagagaaattGTACTGGCAGGGGAACAGCAAGCTACCCTGA